A genome region from Hevea brasiliensis isolate MT/VB/25A 57/8 chromosome 9, ASM3005281v1, whole genome shotgun sequence includes the following:
- the LOC110635919 gene encoding uncharacterized protein LOC110635919 isoform X1: MRIRKNAKLSSLIFSHASGPEALQTHVCQLNQSPWDVIPFAQETCPSSLHQLEGEDSFNGNGSLGDSIGAVESSAASLMEDSEDKVAIKMRVDNMVIHDNYGMEGIPEKKRVFDDYGVLKIGNEFKFKKGEKIHCCNKSDGKGWHCKNEPREGHSMCDHHLLKSYVNNNNVTCCLGLPTSPTSKKQEKAITGVRRGRAKGAKKGSSSSSNPYEFYYYSGFGPLWGKRRGEGNKSGVKETEIDGISIAAVSTSQNTTPSSTLSPIENHEEFDYVDEDDDDDEDSENADSGKKRMRKPVKARSLKSLM; this comes from the exons ATGAGGATTCGCAAGAACGCAAAACTCTCCTCCCTCATCTTCTCGCACGCTTCGGGGCCTGAGGCGCTCCAGACACACGTGTGCCAGCTGAACCAGTCGCCATGGGATGTGATTCCTTTCGCTCAAGAGACTTGCCCATCTTCGCTTCACCAG TTAGAAGGAGAAGATAGCTTTAATGGAAATGGGAGCTTAGGTGATTCTATTGGGGCTGTTGAGAG CAGCGCCGCGTCGTTAATGGAAGACTCAGAAGACAAGGTAGCGATAAAGATGAGGGTCGATAACATGGTCATCCACGATAATTATGGAATGGAAGGGATCCCAGAGAAGAAGAGAGTGTTCGACGATTACGGAGTGCTGAAAATAGGTAACGAATTCAAGTTTAAGAAAGGCGAGAAAATCCACTGCTGTAACAAAAGTGATGGTAAGGGCTGGCATTGCAAGAATGAGCCGAGAGAAGGTCACTCTATGTGCGACCATCACTTGCTCAAATCCTATGTCAACAACAACAATGTTACTTGCTGTCTTGGTCTCCCTACTAGTCCGACCAGCAAGAAACAAGAAAAGGCTATAACTGGGGTTCGCCGGGGCCGGGCAAAAGGAGCCAAGAAAGGGTCATCATCGAGCTCGAATCCTTATGAATTTTACTATTATTCTGGGTTTGGGCCACTGTGGGGGAAGAGGAGAGGGGAAGGGAACAAAAGCGGGGTTAAAGAAACTGAGATTGACGGCATTAGCATTGCCGCTGTGTCCACATCTCAAAATACGACGCCGTCTTCTACGCTTTCGCCAATTGAAAATCACGAAGAGTTCGATTATGTGGATGAGGACGACGACGACGACGAGGATAGCGAAAATGCCGATAGCGGGAAGAAGCGGATGCGAAAACCAGTGAAAGCAAGATCCTTGAAGTCCCTCATGTAA
- the LOC110635941 gene encoding probable pathogenesis-related protein ARB_02861 isoform X2 — translation MLRRRALYNDMSRYICCAGYIPCSGKCGESHCPELCLCTEVFCCFSNSVASTRFLLQDEFNIQTTQCDNCIIGFMMCLQQLACICSLVACITGSDEIGDLADMLTCLADLVFCSVCPCIQTQHKIEMDKRDGKFGPQPVMAVPPMQQMSRIDQPTPPPVGYPPQQAHAPYGQPPPPYAQGYPAAGYPPGAYPPPPPPGAYPPAPGYPPGGYPK, via the exons ATGCTGCGCAGACGAGCTCTTTACAATGATATGTCAAG GTACATCTGCTGTGCTGGATACATACCGTGTAGTGGCAAGTGCGGAGAAAGTCATTGCCCTGAACTATGTCTCTGCACTGAG GTCTTCTGTTGCTTTTCAAATTCAGTTGCTTCAACTCGCTTCCTACTGCAAGACGAATTCAACATACAGACTACACAGTGTGACAATTGCATCAtt GGATTCATGATGTGCCTGCAGCAATTGGCATGCATATGTTCCTTGGTTGCTTGTATAACCGGAAGTGATGAAATTGGAGACCTTGCTGACATGTTGACTTGTTTGGCTGACTTGGTTTTTTGCTC GGTTTGCCCATGCATTCAG ACCCAGCACAAGATCGAAATGGATAAAAGAGACGGCAAGTTTGGGCCACAGCCTGTAATGGCAGTGCCTCCGATGCAGCAAATGTCACGCATTGATCAGCCAACTCCTCCACCGGTGGGCTATCCACCACAACAAGCGCATGCACCTTACGGGCAACCCCCACCCCCATATGCCCAAGGTTATCCTGCTGCCGGGTACCCTCCTGGTGCTtatccaccaccaccaccacctggtGCTTATCCTCCAGCACCTGGTTATCCTCCGGGCGGCTACCCCAAGTGA
- the LOC110635915 gene encoding brassinosteroid-responsive RING protein 1 produces MGFPVGYTEVLLPKLFVHTLSFLGFIRSLILCLFNYLGLSDFLETDNVWPDNPTPIQSHTLVSADLIREILPVIKFDDLVPGASEVELPESCAVCLYEFEGDAEIRWLKNCKHIFHRACLDRWMDHDGNTCPLCRTTFVPDEMQEEFSQRLLTASDDGDFYSEYSSVPVL; encoded by the coding sequence ATGGGATTTCCTGTTGGGTACACAGAAGTTCTCTTGCCAAAGCTGTTCGTGCACACACTATCCTTTCTCGGTTTTATCAGAAGCCTCATTCTTTGCCTTTTTAACTATCTGGGTCTCTCAGATTTCCTTGAAACTGATAACGTTTGGCCGGACAATCCGACCCCAATCCAGAGCCACACACTAGTTTCCGCCGACCTGATCCGGGAAATTCTACCCGTAATAAAGTTCGACGATTTGGTCCCAGGAGCCAGCGAAGTTGAGCTGCCGGAGAGTTGTGCCGTTTGTTTGTATGAGTTTGAGGGAGATGCCGAGATCCGATGGCTGAAGAATTGTAAGCACATTTTCCACCGGGCTTGTTTGGACCGTTGGATGGATCATGATGGGAACACGTGTCCGCTTTGTAGAACTACATTCGTGCCGGATGAGATGCAAGAAGAGTTTAGTCAACGGTTATTGACAGCTTCTGACGACGGTGACTTTTACAGTGAGTACAGTTCGGTTCCTGTTTTGTAG
- the LOC110635941 gene encoding uncharacterized protein LOC110635941 isoform X1, which yields MGLNDRVEKMQMRQSYRNFWHTDLLSTVVADTPYCCFALFCGPCASYMLRRRALYNDMSRYICCAGYIPCSGKCGESHCPELCLCTEVFCCFSNSVASTRFLLQDEFNIQTTQCDNCIIGFMMCLQQLACICSLVACITGSDEIGDLADMLTCLADLVFCSVCPCIQTQHKIEMDKRDGKFGPQPVMAVPPMQQMSRIDQPTPPPVGYPPQQAHAPYGQPPPPYAQGYPAAGYPPGAYPPPPPPGAYPPAPGYPPGGYPK from the exons ATGGGGCTGAACGATCGGGTTGAGAAAATGCAGATGCGTCAGAGTTACAGGAATTTCTGGCACACAGATCTCTTGAGCACTGTCGTTGCCGACACTCCTT ATTGCTGTTTCGCACTGTTTTG CGGACCATGTGCTTCTTATATGCTGCGCAGACGAGCTCTTTACAATGATATGTCAAG GTACATCTGCTGTGCTGGATACATACCGTGTAGTGGCAAGTGCGGAGAAAGTCATTGCCCTGAACTATGTCTCTGCACTGAG GTCTTCTGTTGCTTTTCAAATTCAGTTGCTTCAACTCGCTTCCTACTGCAAGACGAATTCAACATACAGACTACACAGTGTGACAATTGCATCAtt GGATTCATGATGTGCCTGCAGCAATTGGCATGCATATGTTCCTTGGTTGCTTGTATAACCGGAAGTGATGAAATTGGAGACCTTGCTGACATGTTGACTTGTTTGGCTGACTTGGTTTTTTGCTC GGTTTGCCCATGCATTCAG ACCCAGCACAAGATCGAAATGGATAAAAGAGACGGCAAGTTTGGGCCACAGCCTGTAATGGCAGTGCCTCCGATGCAGCAAATGTCACGCATTGATCAGCCAACTCCTCCACCGGTGGGCTATCCACCACAACAAGCGCATGCACCTTACGGGCAACCCCCACCCCCATATGCCCAAGGTTATCCTGCTGCCGGGTACCCTCCTGGTGCTtatccaccaccaccaccacctggtGCTTATCCTCCAGCACCTGGTTATCCTCCGGGCGGCTACCCCAAGTGA
- the LOC110635919 gene encoding uncharacterized protein LOC110635919 isoform X2, with protein sequence MRIRKNAKLSSLIFSHASGPEALQTHVCQLNQSPWDVIPFAQETCPSSLHQLEGEDSFNGNGSLGDSIGAVESAASLMEDSEDKVAIKMRVDNMVIHDNYGMEGIPEKKRVFDDYGVLKIGNEFKFKKGEKIHCCNKSDGKGWHCKNEPREGHSMCDHHLLKSYVNNNNVTCCLGLPTSPTSKKQEKAITGVRRGRAKGAKKGSSSSSNPYEFYYYSGFGPLWGKRRGEGNKSGVKETEIDGISIAAVSTSQNTTPSSTLSPIENHEEFDYVDEDDDDDEDSENADSGKKRMRKPVKARSLKSLM encoded by the exons ATGAGGATTCGCAAGAACGCAAAACTCTCCTCCCTCATCTTCTCGCACGCTTCGGGGCCTGAGGCGCTCCAGACACACGTGTGCCAGCTGAACCAGTCGCCATGGGATGTGATTCCTTTCGCTCAAGAGACTTGCCCATCTTCGCTTCACCAG TTAGAAGGAGAAGATAGCTTTAATGGAAATGGGAGCTTAGGTGATTCTATTGGGGCTGTTGAGAG CGCCGCGTCGTTAATGGAAGACTCAGAAGACAAGGTAGCGATAAAGATGAGGGTCGATAACATGGTCATCCACGATAATTATGGAATGGAAGGGATCCCAGAGAAGAAGAGAGTGTTCGACGATTACGGAGTGCTGAAAATAGGTAACGAATTCAAGTTTAAGAAAGGCGAGAAAATCCACTGCTGTAACAAAAGTGATGGTAAGGGCTGGCATTGCAAGAATGAGCCGAGAGAAGGTCACTCTATGTGCGACCATCACTTGCTCAAATCCTATGTCAACAACAACAATGTTACTTGCTGTCTTGGTCTCCCTACTAGTCCGACCAGCAAGAAACAAGAAAAGGCTATAACTGGGGTTCGCCGGGGCCGGGCAAAAGGAGCCAAGAAAGGGTCATCATCGAGCTCGAATCCTTATGAATTTTACTATTATTCTGGGTTTGGGCCACTGTGGGGGAAGAGGAGAGGGGAAGGGAACAAAAGCGGGGTTAAAGAAACTGAGATTGACGGCATTAGCATTGCCGCTGTGTCCACATCTCAAAATACGACGCCGTCTTCTACGCTTTCGCCAATTGAAAATCACGAAGAGTTCGATTATGTGGATGAGGACGACGACGACGACGAGGATAGCGAAAATGCCGATAGCGGGAAGAAGCGGATGCGAAAACCAGTGAAAGCAAGATCCTTGAAGTCCCTCATGTAA